The following are from one region of the Staphylococcus schleiferi genome:
- the lepB gene encoding signal peptidase I, with protein MKKETVEWLISIGLALLIVGLLYAFVIKPYNVKGDSMDPTLKDGERVIVNKIGKTFGHLEDGNVIVFHADEKSDYVKRIIGKPGDHVVYKNDQLYLNGKKVKEPYLDYNLKHKTYDQITGSFDSKDLPGSDGQKEIPKGKYLVLGDNREVSKDSRAFGLIDEDQIVGKVAIRFWPFSEFKINFNPDHTDTQNG; from the coding sequence TTGAAAAAAGAAACAGTTGAATGGTTGATTTCTATAGGTTTAGCTTTATTGATTGTAGGTTTATTATATGCATTTGTCATTAAACCTTATAATGTTAAAGGGGACTCCATGGATCCTACATTAAAAGATGGCGAACGTGTCATCGTTAATAAAATTGGTAAAACATTCGGCCACCTAGAAGACGGCAATGTTATTGTTTTCCATGCTGATGAGAAAAGTGACTATGTCAAACGAATTATTGGTAAACCAGGAGATCATGTCGTATATAAAAATGATCAACTTTATTTAAATGGTAAAAAAGTAAAAGAGCCTTATTTAGACTATAATTTAAAACACAAAACATATGACCAAATTACAGGATCATTTGATTCTAAAGACTTACCGGGTAGTGACGGTCAAAAAGAGATACCTAAAGGGAAATATTTAGTTCTGGGTGATAACCGCGAAGTCAGCAAAGACAGCCGTGCGTTTGGTTTAATTGATGAAGATCAAATTGTAGGGAAAGTTGCCATTAGATTTTGGCCATTTAGTGAATTTAAAATTAACTTTAATCCCGATCACACAGACACACAAAATGGATAA
- the lepB gene encoding signal peptidase I: protein MKFLIRTVFAGLLAWGILALLILFVAIPYQVKTPAMQPTLHPNDRLIVNKIATRFNDIKHADIVVYKNKNQYHIGRVIGKPGQSVVYHNGQLQLDNTPVAEPYLRHHYQASWSLRSLPHAESDIIPPNAYLILNDDRGQQNDSRKIGLINKSDIEGKVFMRYYPFDNITINLRQEV, encoded by the coding sequence TTGAAGTTTCTAATTAGAACTGTTTTTGCTGGTCTACTGGCATGGGGTATTTTAGCGTTGTTAATATTATTTGTCGCAATTCCTTATCAAGTTAAAACGCCTGCTATGCAACCCACACTTCATCCTAATGATCGACTGATTGTTAACAAAATCGCTACGAGATTTAATGATATCAAGCATGCTGATATCGTTGTATATAAAAATAAAAATCAATATCATATAGGTAGAGTGATTGGTAAACCTGGACAATCTGTTGTGTATCACAACGGCCAATTGCAACTGGATAATACGCCCGTTGCTGAGCCTTACCTTCGTCATCATTATCAAGCATCGTGGTCTTTAAGGTCATTACCGCATGCGGAAAGTGATATTATTCCTCCAAATGCTTACTTAATTCTTAATGATGACCGCGGTCAACAAAATGATTCGAGAAAGATAGGGTTGATTAACAAGTCCGACATTGAAGGGAAAGTATTTATGCGTTATTATCCTTTTGATAATATTACGATTAATTTGAGACAAGAGGTGTAA
- a CDS encoding glucose-6-phosphate isomerase: MTHIQLDYQKALKFFDQHELEQQQDAVKLIHRTIHEGTGAGSDFLGWVDLPVNYDKEEFSRIKEAAKQVQSHSDVLVVIGIGGSYLGARSAIEMLTPAFRKDTSYPEIIFAGNHLSSSYIQSLIDYLADKDFSVNVISKSGTTTEPAVAFRIFKKLLEEKYGKEEAVKRIFATTDKAKGALKQLATNEGYESFVVPDDVGGRFSVLTAVGLLPIAVAGIDIDAMMGGAAKAREELSSDDLSSNIAYQYASIRNILYAKGYTTEMLINYEPSLQYFNEWWKQLFGESEGKDLKGIYPSSANFTTDLHSLGQYVQEGRRFLFETVLKVQTPEHNITIEEDAEDLDGLNYLAGKTVDEVNTKAFEGTLLAHTDGGVPNLVVTLPKLDAETYGYVVYFFELAVAMSGYQLGVNPFNQPGVEAYKQNMFALLGKPGYEDKKKDLEARL, encoded by the coding sequence ATGACACATATCCAATTAGATTATCAAAAAGCTTTAAAGTTTTTTGATCAACATGAATTAGAGCAACAACAAGATGCTGTTAAGTTAATTCACCGTACAATTCATGAAGGTACGGGTGCGGGAAGTGATTTTTTAGGTTGGGTTGACTTACCTGTTAATTACGATAAAGAAGAATTTTCACGTATTAAAGAAGCAGCTAAACAAGTACAATCACATTCTGATGTCCTTGTAGTAATTGGTATCGGGGGTTCTTATTTAGGTGCACGTTCAGCCATCGAAATGTTGACACCAGCATTTAGAAAAGACACATCATACCCAGAAATTATCTTTGCAGGTAACCATCTTTCTTCATCATATATTCAATCGTTAATCGATTATTTAGCAGATAAAGATTTCTCAGTGAATGTCATTTCTAAATCAGGTACAACAACTGAACCAGCTGTTGCTTTCCGTATCTTCAAAAAATTATTAGAAGAAAAATATGGAAAAGAAGAAGCAGTTAAACGTATTTTTGCGACAACTGATAAAGCAAAAGGTGCGTTAAAACAATTAGCTACAAATGAAGGCTACGAGTCATTTGTAGTACCTGATGATGTTGGCGGTCGTTTCTCTGTTTTAACAGCAGTAGGTTTATTACCAATTGCTGTAGCAGGCATTGATATTGATGCAATGATGGGCGGCGCAGCGAAAGCACGTGAAGAGTTATCTTCTGATGACTTGTCATCAAATATTGCATATCAATATGCTTCAATACGAAATATTTTATATGCAAAAGGTTATACAACTGAAATGTTGATTAACTATGAGCCTTCATTGCAATACTTTAATGAATGGTGGAAACAATTATTTGGTGAATCAGAAGGTAAAGACTTGAAAGGTATTTATCCTTCAAGCGCAAACTTTACAACAGACTTACATTCTTTAGGACAATATGTTCAAGAAGGACGTCGTTTCTTATTTGAAACGGTATTAAAAGTTCAAACACCAGAACACAATATTACAATTGAAGAAGATGCAGAAGACTTAGATGGCTTGAATTATCTTGCTGGTAAAACAGTGGATGAAGTTAATACAAAAGCATTCGAAGGTACACTTCTTGCACATACTGATGGTGGCGTTCCTAACTTGGTTGTTACATTACCAAAATTAGACGCAGAAACTTATGGTTATGTGGTTTACTTCTTTGAATTAGCGGTTGCGATGAGCGGCTATCAATTGGGTGTAAATCCATTTAATCAACCAGGTGTGGAAGCATACAAACAAAATATGTTTGCACTTTTAGGTAAACCTGGTTACGAAGATAAGAAAAAAGATTTAGAAGCACGTTTATAA